One genomic segment of Buchnera aphidicola (Anoecia oenotherae) includes these proteins:
- a CDS encoding 2-oxo acid dehydrogenase subunit E2: MKTYTIPEIGNEEVEVTEIEIKKEQKVKPEQTLITVEGQKISIDIPSTVKGKVKEILVKIGQKIKTGTPFIRIETDKLTEKKEKKSNRVEEKEKIETNSESEKRKEEEKANTDIERERDQDKSHASPTVRRLARERKVELSKIKGTGRKGRVLKEDIKVYLKGREDNSTLFLSRSKENVFFKNPSSSSELNLEKEHTYFFNRVELSAINQLKKNWSSIPHVTQFAEADITELDELKKNLSEDFLKEEDLYSITYLPFILKALCCALKKFPKFNSIYSDSTSSLIFKKSFNIGVVVDSKEGLFIPVLKKVNKKSIIDIAKEVFLLSAKTRKKNLLLSDVQGSSFTISNLGGVGGSFFTPIVNSPEVGILGISRAFLKPICIFDKILPRLILPLSLSYDHRVINGVYAVNFLNFIIKILSNVALLTVY; this comes from the coding sequence ATGAAAACATATACAATACCAGAAATAGGAAACGAAGAAGTAGAAGTAACAGAAATAGAAATAAAAAAAGAACAAAAAGTAAAACCTGAACAAACTTTAATTACAGTAGAAGGACAAAAAATTTCTATAGACATCCCTTCAACCGTAAAAGGTAAAGTTAAAGAAATTTTAGTAAAAATAGGACAAAAAATTAAGACAGGAACACCATTCATAAGAATAGAAACCGATAAATTAACAGAAAAAAAGGAGAAAAAGAGTAATAGAGTAGAAGAAAAAGAGAAAATAGAGACAAATTCAGAAAGTGAAAAGAGAAAAGAAGAAGAGAAAGCGAATACAGACATAGAAAGAGAGAGAGATCAGGATAAAAGTCATGCATCTCCTACAGTAAGAAGATTAGCAAGAGAGAGAAAAGTAGAACTAAGTAAGATAAAAGGAACAGGAAGAAAGGGAAGAGTTCTTAAGGAAGATATTAAGGTATATCTTAAGGGACGAGAGGATAATTCTACACTATTTTTATCCCGTAGTAAAGAGAATGTTTTTTTCAAAAATCCTTCTTCTTCTTCCGAATTGAATTTAGAAAAAGAACATACATATTTCTTTAATCGGGTTGAATTAAGTGCTATTAATCAATTAAAAAAAAATTGGAGTTCAATTCCTCATGTTACACAGTTTGCTGAAGCTGATATTACGGAATTGGATGAATTGAAGAAGAATCTATCTGAAGATTTTTTAAAAGAAGAAGATTTATATTCAATTACTTATCTTCCTTTTATTTTAAAAGCATTATGTTGCGCATTAAAAAAGTTTCCTAAATTTAATAGTATTTACTCTGATTCTACATCTAGTTTGATATTTAAAAAATCTTTTAATATTGGAGTAGTAGTGGATAGTAAGGAAGGTTTGTTTATTCCGGTTTTAAAAAAAGTGAATAAAAAATCTATTATAGATATTGCGAAGGAAGTTTTTCTTTTATCTGCAAAAACTAGGAAAAAGAATTTGTTATTATCAGATGTTCAAGGATCTTCTTTCACTATTTCTAATTTAGGAGGAGTTGGAGGTTCTTTTTTTACTCCTATAGTTAATAGTCCTGAAGTAGGGATACTAGGAATTTCACGTGCTTTTTTAAAGCCAATATGTATTTTTGATAAGATTTTACCACGTTTGATATTACCTTTGTCTTTATCGTATGATCATCGAGTAATTAATGGTGTATATGCGGTTAATTTTTTAAATTTTATAATAAAAATATTATCAAATGTAGCATTATTAACAGTTTA